Proteins from a genomic interval of Xiphophorus maculatus strain JP 163 A chromosome 7, X_maculatus-5.0-male, whole genome shotgun sequence:
- the LOC102233388 gene encoding splicing factor U2AF 35 kDa subunit-like, with the protein MAEYLASIFGTEKDKVNCSFYFKIGACRHGDRCSRLHNKPTFSQTIALLNIYRNPQNSAQSLDGLTCTVSDMEMQEHYDEFFEEVFTEMEEKYGEVEEMNVCDNLGDHLVGNVYVKFRNEEDAEKAVIDLNNRWFNGQPIHAELSPVTDFREACCRQYEMGECTRGGFCNFMHLKPISRELRRELYGRRRKGRHRSRSRSRDRDRGRGGGGGGGGGGGGGGGGGRNHERRRSRDRERSGRF; encoded by the exons ATGGCAGAATACCTGGCGTCCATTTTTGGGACAGAGAAAGATAA AGTCAATTGTtcgttttactttaaaattggTGCCTGCCGACATGGCGACCGCTGCTCCAGATTACACAACAAGCCAACATTTAGCCAG acaattgCCCTGCTGAATATTTACAGGAACCCTCAGAACAGCGCTCAGTCTTTGGATGGATTAACCT GTACCGTCAGCGACATGGAGATGCAGGAGCACTATGATGAGTTCTTTGAG GAAGTCTTCACagagatggaagaaaaatacgGAGAAGTGGAGGAAATGAACGTTTGTGACAACCTTGGGGACCATCTTGTGGGAAATGTTTATGTGAAG TTCCGTAATGAGGAGGATGCTGAGAAGGCTGTAATCGACTTGAACAATCGATGGTTCAACGGGCAGCCGATCCACGCGGAGCTCTCTCCCGTCACAGACTTCAGAGAGGCCTGCTGTCGCCAGTATGAGATGGG GGAATGCACTCGTGGAGGTTTCTGTAACTTCATGCATCTGAAACCAATCTCACGTGAACTCAGGAGAGAGCTCTATGGACGCCGCAGGAAGGG CCGCCACCGGTCTCGGTCTCGATCCAGAGACCGGGACAGAGGccgtggaggaggaggaggtggaggtggaggaggaggtggaggaggaggaggcggccGTAACCATGAGCGGCGTCGGTCCAGAGACAGAGAGCGTTCAGGACGATTTTGA